The sequence AATTTCAATTTTTTTAATAATATCTTCCTATCTTCTTAATCTCCACATCTCCTTTTGTTACACCACCTGAACGCTTACGAAAATTGAGCATAGAGATTAGAGATTGGAGATTAGAGATTAGCAAGAGTGCAGGTTCTAATTCACTAATTCTCTAATCTCTAATTAACTATTTTTCAGGAGAAGGACTTGCATAATTTAAAAGATGAGATAGAACATGGCAAACGAATCTCAGATAAAGCAGAATTTATCTGGGGGCAGGCAACTAAAGCTGGCCAGTTAAGGGTAGAACGCAGAAGTTATCTCTTAACATCATTAGCAGAAATTAATACGGCTGAAAAAACCCTTGAATTAGGCTGTGGCACTGGTGAATATACATCAAGATTATCACCATCTTCAAAAAAGATAATTGCCATTGATATTTCATTACCATTAATCCAGCAGGCAAAACAAAAATTACCAGATGTCAATTTTATCATTGCCGATGCTGAGAATTTACCATTTAAAGAAGGTATTTTTGAGGCGGTCGTTGGGAATGCCGTTTTACACCATCTTAAT is a genomic window of bacterium containing:
- a CDS encoding class I SAM-dependent methyltransferase; amino-acid sequence: MHNLKDEIEHGKRISDKAEFIWGQATKAGQLRVERRSYLLTSLAEINTAEKTLELGCGTGEYTSRLSPSSKKIIAIDISLPLIQQAKQKLPDVNFIIADAENLPFKEGIFEAVVGNAVLHHLNLDKALEEMKRVLKPGGKIAFTEPNMLNPQNLVVKNIKFIKKLVGESPDEQAFFRWQISRILINKGFNDVVARPFDFLHPVTPTPLISLVNIVGKLCEKMPIIKEIAGSLMIKGNKQ